TCGCAGGATGCCGGCACCGTGGCGCCGCAGAGTGCATCTGCGCAGGCGGCGCGGGCGCAAGGCGCGCCTGCGCAGACTCCCGCCCCGCAGAGCATGCTCGCGCGGCAGGCGCCGGTGCAGAACCCTGCCGCGCAGACTCACGTTGCGCAGAGCGCGCCCGCGCAGAAGCCGGTGGCAGGGCAGGCCGCGTCGTCCGCCGATGCGCCCAGCGTGTCGCCGGTGATCGTCGAGAACCTCACCGGGTCGGTCCCCGTCGAGCCCGACTCGACGCACGCCGCCCCCTCCGGCTCGGCTCCCATGACAGATCGTGCGGTCGCCGCACCGCAGCCCGCCCATGCGGCGGGTGATCCGGCATCCGGCACCGCGACGCCGAGGATCGAGAACGCGTCCGAGGGTGCGGCTGACACCGCTGCGGAGACGGCTGCTCCCGCGCCGAGTGGACCGGTGACATTCGAGCGCATCGCCGCAGCCTGGCCGGCCGTGCTCACCCGCCTCGAGTCCATCAGCCGGCCCTCATGGCTGATCGTGACGGGCATCCAGCCTCTCGCGTTCGACGCGCGCAGCGAGGTGCTCACGCTCGGGTTCTCGAGCCCGAGCGATGTGCCCCGGTTCAAGGGCACCACACCCGGCAGGAGCACGTCCGACCACCTTCGCGCGGCCATCGAGCAGGAGCTGGGTGTGACGGTCAAGTACCGTCCGGCCCCGCTGCCACCCGGCGGCGGGGGAGCAGCCGCGCCCACCGCGCCCGCAGGATCAGGCCCCGCAGGGTCGGGGGCGGCGTCGACCGGACCCGCCTCTTCCGGATCGGGCTCGGGCGCCGCACCCGCGCGAGATGATGACGCCCCGGCCTCCGGCTGGGCGAATCCGATGAGCGGCCCGCAGAATCTCGGCGGGGCAGGCGGCGCCGCGGTGCCGCCGCGACCGGGCACCGGGGGGCCAGCGTCGAACGCGACCCGCCCCGCGTCGGCGGCGGTCACCGACTGGGCCGTCGCTCCGATCCCATCATCTGCTCCGGTGGCCGTGGCCCCCGCCGCGGTCGAGGAGGCGGAGCATCGCTCGCCGAGCCCGAGCCCGAGCCCGAGCGCACCGGCGACCGCGTCGAGCGCTCCGCAGCCGCAGTTCCCGGTCGACGACGAACCGGGCGAGGTCGAGGCGGCCGGGTCGGCCCCGCGGCCCCCGCACGACGGCGACATCGACGCGCCTCCGCCGCAGGACGATTACCCGCCTTTCGACGACGAGCCGCCGTACGACCCCGAATACGACGAACCACGTCGCCAGGCTGCGACGCCCGCGACACCTGCGGCACGCGCGGCTGATCCTGCGCAGGCGCCCGCTCGCCCGTCTCTTCGTGAGGTGCCCCCGCCCGCGAATCGTCCCCAGGCCTCCGACGGCGTCGAGCGTCGCGGCGAGGCTGTGATCAGGCAGGTGCTCGGGGCGAAGTTCCTGCGTGAAGAGCCCTACCAGCCGCCCTCGAGGTTCAACTGATGTACGACGGAATCGTCCAGGAGCTGATCGACGAGTTCGGCCGCCTCCCCGGCATCGGGCCGAAGTCCGCGCAGCGCATCGCGTTCCACATCCTGCAGACGCCGTCGTTCGACGTCGCGCGGCTCTCCGAGCTGCTCACCGAAGTGCGTGCGCGAGTGCGCTTCTGCGAGGTGTGCGGCAACGTCTCCGAGCAGGATCGCTGCGCCATCTGCCGCGACCCCCGCCGCAACCCGGAGCTGATCTGCGTCGTGGAGGACGCCAAGGACGTCGCCGCCATCGAGCGCACCCGCGAGTTCCGCGGTCTGTACCACGTGCTCGGCGGCGCGATCAGCCCGATAGCCGGCATCGGTCCCGACGACCTGCGGATCGCGCAGCTGATGGCGCGGCTGGCCGACGGCACCGTGCAGGAGGTGATCCTCGCCACGAATCCCAATCTCGAGGGCGAGGCGACCGCCAGCTACCTGAGCCGCCTGCTGACCAGCATGTCGATCACCGTGTCACGACTGGCATCCGGCTTGCCCGTCGGCGGTGACCTCGAATACGCCGACGAGGTGACGCTGGGGCGGGCCTTCGAGGGTCGTCGCCGGCTATGAGCGCGCAGCACGCAGGATTCACTCGCCGCGGCTGGATCCTGTTCGCGATCATGGCGCTCGTCTGGGGCATCACCTACCTCTTCATCAAAGAGGCGGTGCACTCGTTCTCGCCGCCGGCGGTGGTCGCCGGTCGCACGCTGCTCGGCGGCATCATCCTGTTGCCCTTCGCGCTGCGTGCCGGCGCGCTCGCCGCGGCCTGGCGGCACTGGCCCTGGGTGCTCGCCTTCGGTCTGGTCGAGATGGCGGGGCCCTTCCTGCTGCTCAGCCATGCCGAGACGCAGCTGCCGTCCGGTCTGACCGGCCTGCTCGTTTCGACCGTTCCGCTGTTCGCCGTCATCATCGCGCTGCTGCGAGGAGACCGATCCGCTCTCGCGCCGGCCCGGCTCGGCGGCCTGCTGCTCGGCTTCGCCGGCGTCGCGGTGGTCGTCGCCGGCCCCGGCCTCTTCCCGCACGGCCCGAGCAGCGCGTTCGCGATCGGGGAGATCCTGCTGACCGCGGTGCTCTACGCGGTCGCGCCGTTCATCATCGCCCTCAAGCTGAAGGACGTGCCGTCGCTCGGCACCATCACGCTCGCGCTGTTCGCCATCGGGATCGGATACCTTCCAGCCGCGCTGCTCACGCAGCACGAGGTGCCCACCGTCCGCGCCACGGTGTCGCTGCTGCTGCTCGGCATCGTCTGCACGGCGCTCGCCTTCGTCGCCTTCTTCGCACTGATCCGCGAGGTCGGTCCGGTGCGCGCCCCGCTGTTCACCTACGTCAATCCGATCGTCGCCATCGTGCTCGGTGCGATCGTGCTCGCCGAGCCGCTCACGCCCGGCCTGCTGATCGGCTTCCCGGTCGTGCTGATCGGATGCTGGCTCGCGGCGACCGGCGGACGCCTTCGGCCGCGGGCATCCGCTCCCGATCTGACCACGGGACCGATCACCACGACCGAGACCGCGGAGGTGATCGTCTCGGACCCGCGCCCCGACTCCGGCGACCGGCCCGACCTCGCTGAACGGCCGGGCGCCGGCGACGGATCCGATTCCGGCGACCGGCCCGACTCCGGCGGCCGCAGCTGACGCCGCGTCCCGTGCACGCGTCACATGTGTGAGGCGGCATGAGGGTGATTTGTAGAATGTGCCTGGGCGGATCCGCCCTTCGTCCCCGGGAGTGATCGTGGCCCTGATCGTGCAGAAGTACGGCGGTTCGTCCGTCGCCGACGCGGAGAGCATCAAGCGCGTCGCCAAGCGCATCGTCGACACCCGTCGTGCCGGTCACGACGTCGTCGTCGCCGTCAGCGCCATGGGCGACACGACTGACGAGATGCTTGACCTCGCGCACGAGGTGGCGCCCATCCCGGCACCGCGGGAACTCGACATGCTGCTGTCGAGCGGTGAGCGCATCTCGATGGCGCTGCTCGCCATGGCGATCCACTCGATGGGCTTCGAGGCGCGATCGTTCACGGGCAGCCAGGCCGGCATGATCACCGACTCGCACCACGGCAAGGCGCGCATCGTGGATGTCACCCCCGTTCGCCTCCGTGAGGCGCTCGACGAGGGCGCGATCGTCATCGTCGCCGGCTTCCAGGGATTCAACCGCGACACCCGCGACATCACCACGCTAGGGCGCGGCGGATCCGACACCACCGCCGTCGCCCTGGCCGCCGCGCTCAACGCCGACGTCTGCGAGATCTACAGCGACGTCGACGGCATCTTCACCGCGGACCCGCGAGTCATTCCGCGCGCTCGCAAGCTCGAGCAGGTCTCCAGCGAGGAGATGCTCGAGCTCGCCGCCAACGGCGCGAAGGTGCTCTACATCCGCGCCGTCGAGTACGCCCGCCGTCACGGCGTGCTCATCCACGCCCGCTCGACCTTCTCGTCGTCGGAGGGCACGTACGTTCTGGGCGAGGGCATGAAGAACCCGCGCGCCATCGAGGGAGAAGCCATGGAAGAACCGATCGTCGCCGGAGTCGCCACCGACCTCAGCCAGGCCAAGATCACCGTCGCCGGTGTGCCCGATGTGCCGGGCAAGGCAGCCGAGATCTTCAAGATTGTCTCGAAGGCCGGGGCGAACGTCGACATGATCGTGCAGAACGTCTCCGCGGCATCCACCGGTCGCACCGACATCTCCTTCACGCTGCCCAAGGCAGATGCGGCGACGACACTCAAGGCGCTCGCCGCCGAGCAGCGCGAGGTGGGCTTCGAGAACCTGCTGCACGACGATCAGATCGGCAAGCTCTCGGTCGTGGGCGCCGGGATGCGCACCCACTCCGGCGTCTCGGCGATCCTCTTCGAGGCGCTCAGCGCCGGCGGCATCAACATCGAGATGATCTCCACGTCGGAGATCCGCATCTCGGTGGTGCTCCGCGGCGACGACGTCGCCGAGGCGGCGCGCACGGTGCACAGCGCATACGGTCTCGACAGCGAGATCGAAGCTGTCGTGCACGCGGGCACCGGCCGCTGACCCTCTGAAATCCCGGACCCGCACTCGACGGCGACGGGATAGACTCACCGCAACCCTGACATCGGTGCCAGGCGCAGCGTCCGCACCCCGGGGCTGAGCCTGGCGCATCGCCTGCACGCCAAGGATCCCCCATGACCCGTATCTCCGATTCCGGATTCTCGATCGCCATCGTCGGCGCGACCGGCCAGGTCGGCACCGTGATGCGCGACATCCTCATCGAGCGCTCCTTCCCGGTCCGCGAGCTGCGCCTGTTCGCCTCCGCCCGGTCGGCCGGCACTGCCATCGACTTCGGCGGCGTCGACGTGATCGTCGAGGACGTCGAGACGGCGGATGCCTCGGGCATCGACATCGCCCTGTTCTCCGCGGGCGCGACCGCGAGCCGCGCGTATGCCGCGAAGTTCGCCGCAGCGGGAGCGGTGGTCGTCGACAACTCCAGCGCCTGGCGGATGGATCCCGAGGTTCCGCTCGTGGTGAGCGAGGTGAACCCGGATGCCATCGACGAGCGCCCCAAGGGCATCATCGCCAACCCGAACTGCACCACCATGGCGGCCATGCCCGTGCTGAAGGCGCTGCACGCCGAGGCCGGTCTCGAGCGGCTGATCGTAAGCACCTACCAGGCTGTGTCCGGCTCGGGCATCGCCGGTGCGGAGGAGCTGCTCGGCCAGGTCGAGGGAGTCCTCGCGCAGGGCGACACCCTGCGGCTCGTGCACGACGGATCGGCGGTCGACTTCCCCGCGCCGCAGAAGTACGTCGCGCCGATCGCGTTCGATGTCATCCCACTCGCGGGCTCGGTCGTCGACGACGGCGACAACGAGACCGATGAGGAGAAGAAGCTCCGCAACGAGAGCCGCAAGATCCTCGGCCTTCCGGACCTGCGCGTCGCCGGCACCTGCGTGCGCGTGCCCGTCTTCACCGGGCACTCGCTGTCGATCCATGCCGAGTTCGCGCACGACATCACGCCGGATCGTGCGCGTGAAGTGCTGGCATCCGCCCCCGGCGTGGTGCTCGACGAGGTGCCGACGCCGCTGCAGGCCGCCGGCAAGGACCCGAGCTTCGTCGGTCGCATCCGCGCCGACCAGTCCGCCCCCGAGGGGAAGGGCCTGGTGCTGTTCATCAGCAACGACAATCTGCGCAAGGGCGCCGCGCTCAACGCCGTGCAGATCGCCGAAGAGCTCACCAGGCGCCTCGAGCCCGCGGCGGTCTGACGCACGCTCCGAGGCGCCCTGGTCGGTCTTCCTGGTGTGCCGGAGGGGATCGACGGGGTCGCCGGCGGCCGCGTCGGTGGCGCTCCGCGGCCGGAAAGCCGCACCGCCACGGACGACTAGACTGTTCTGGTGACCGAAACCGTCGATGTCGTTCTGATCGGTGGGGGCATCATGTCCGCCACGCTGGGTACCCTGCTGCACGAGCTGCAGCCGGACTGGAAGATCGTCGCCTACGAGCGACTCGGTGGCGTCGCTCAGGAGAGCTCGAACCCGTGGAACAACGCCGGCACCGGTCACGCCGCTCTGTGCGAACTGAACTACATGCCGCAGGGCAAGGACGGCTCGCTCGATCCCGCCAAGGCGATCTCGATCAACGAGCAGTTCCAGCAGAGCCGTGAGTTCTGGTCGACGCTGGTCGAGCGCGGCACCCTCGATGGTCCGTCGACGTTCATCAACTCGGTGCCGCACATGACCTTCGTGCGGGGCGAGAAGGATGTCGCGTTCCTCAAGGCGCGCTACGAGGTGCTGAAGGATCAGCCCCTCTTCGAGGGCATCGAGTACAGCGAGGATTCGCGCGTCATCAACAAGTGGGCCCCGTTGCTCATGCAGAAGCGTCGCAAGGGTGAGCCGTTCGCGGCGACCAGAGTGCCCTCGGGCACCGACGTCGACTTCGGCTCGCTCACCCACCAGCTCTTCGATCACCTGGCCAAGTCGGGCGTGCAGGTGCGCACCGACCACGAGGTGCGCAGCCTCAAGCGCCAGAGCGACGGCAGCTGGCTCGTCAAGTACCGTCACGTCATCGGCCGCACTCCGGGTCAGGTCAAGGCGCGCTTCGTCTTCGTCGGCGCCGGCGGCTGGGCGCTCAAGCTGCTGCAGAAGAGCGGAATCCCTGAGATCAAGGGATACGGCGTCTTCCCGATCGGCGGTCAGTGGCTGAAGACGACCGATCCGGCGCTCGTCTCGCAGCATCAGGCGAAGGTCTACTCGCAGGCCGCGATCGGTGCCCCGCCGATGTCGGTGCCCCACCTCGACACCCGCGTCGTCGACGGGGAGAAGTCGCTGATGTTCGGGCCCTTCGCGACCTTCAGTCCGAAGTTCCTCAAGCACGGCTCGATGCTCGACATCATCACCCAGGTGCGCCCGCACAACCTGTGGCCGATGCTCCGCGTCGCGTTCGCCAACCCCGATCTCATCACGTATCTGATCAGTGAGCTGGTCAAGAGCCACGGCAAGAAGGTCGACAACCTGCGCACGTTCGTGCCGACCGCACGCGATGAGGACTGGGAACTGATCCAGGCAGGGCAGCGCGCCCAGGTGATGAAGAAGGACCCGCAGAAGGGCGGCATCCTGCAGTTCGGCACCGAGGTCGTAGCGGCCGAGGACGGCACCATCGCGGGGCTGCTCGGTGCCTCGCCCGGGGCATCGACCGCGGTGCCGATCATGCTCGGACTGCTCAAGCGCTGCTTCCCCGAGCAGTACGCCGGCTGGGAGCCGAAGCTGAAGGATCTCATCCCGACGATGGGCCGCCGGCTCAACGACGACGCGGACGCCGCGGAGAAGTCGATGAGCGCGACCGCATCCGTTCTGTCCCTCTCGGCCTGACGACCCGACCGTGGCGAAGCTGTACTTCCGCTACGGCGCGATGAACTCGGGCAAGTCCACCGCCCTGCTGCAAGCCGCCTTCAACTACGAGGAGCGTGGTCAGCGAGTGCTGCTGGCCAAGCCCGCGATCGACACGAAGGGCGCGTCGCAGATCGAGAGCAGACTCGGCATGACGCGCGACGTCGACTTCCTCATCGGACCGCACGACGAGGCCCGTGCGCTGTTCACCAGCGTGCGCGAGCGCGTGCTCGAAGAGGGCAAGCACTCGGCCGAGCCGCATGACGTGGCGTGCTTGCTGGTCGACGAGGCGCAGTTCCTGACGCCAGAGCAGATCGACGACCTCTTCCGCATCGCCGTGCTCGACGGCATCCCGGTGATGGCGTACGGCATCCGCAACGACTTCCGCACCCACGCCTTCCCGGGCTCGGCTCGTCTGCTCGCGATCGCCCACTCGCTCGAGGAGCTCAAGACCATCTGCCGGTGCGGCCGCAAAGCGGTCTTCAACGGCCGCATGGTCGACGGCCGCTTCGTGTTCGCCGGCGACCAGGTCGCGATCGACGGCGCCGAGGTGGCGTACGAGTCGCTGTGCGGAAACTGCTACCTCGACGAATCCGGCGGCGTCCTCGACTGACGATCGGCCGGTCGCCGCTCAGCGGGCGACCGGATCGGGCAGGGTGGCGATCAGGGCGTCGAGCTTGTCAGCGGTGTCCTGCCAGCCCTCGACCGCGATGGAACGCACGCCGATCGCCCGCACCGGATAGTCGTTGCCGCCCTCGTCGAGGCGGTCGCCGTAGAAGAGCATCTCATCGAGGCGGAGGCCGGTGTGCTCGACGAGCTTCTGCATGCCGTACGCCTTGTCGATGCCGGCGCGAGTGATGTCGATCGACGTCGAACCTCCCGAGCGCACCTCGAGACCGGGCAAACGCGGTGCCACCGCGTCACGAAGCGCCGCTCGCCGCTCGCCGCTCGGGTCCCACGCGTGCTTGGCGTCGCGCGGAGCGCGCTGACCGAGCGCCGAGAAGGTGATCTGCGAGCCACGGTCCTCGAGGATGTCACCCCACGGCTCCGCCTCCCACAGGCCGAGCCGCTCGGCCTCCTCGCGCAGGGCGGTGAGAGCGGCGGTCTTCTCGTCGTCGCTCAGATCGTGCGCGTACACGGCCGTGAAGGTCGAGCCGTCGTGACGGAGGTAGCGCGTACCGCAGGTCGGCAGCAGGTGCAGACGCGAGTACTCGTCGGGATGCAGTTCGCTGAGGCGGGCGATCACCTGGGTGCGGAACTGCTGCTCGTTGCCGCCGGAGATGATCGCGACATCCACACGCCGCAGCAGCTCGCGAAGCAGGTGGGCGATGCGGTCATCGATCTCGCCCTTCGAGGGCGCGAGGGTGTCATCGAGGTCGAAGGCGACCAGGCGGGGGTGCGTCATGATGAACCAGCTTATTCGAGTCCCCTGTGCAACGGCGGCGCGCGGAGCCTCCTGCGCCGTGGGGCCCACTGACACTCTCGAGCATGCAGAAAGGGACCCACCTTCGGCGGGTCCCTTTCTGCATGCTGTCGGGGTGACAGGATTTGAACCTGCGGCCTCTTCGTCCCGAACGAAGCGCGCTACCAAGCTGCGCCACACCCCGTGATTGCAACCGTTCAAGTCTACATGGCCGACGGTGCAACGACGAATCCGCCGGTGGGTCCGGGCGCGTCAGAGCCGGGCGGTCAGCGTCAGCAGGGTCGCCTCCGGGCGACAGGCGAACCGCACCGGGGCGTAGATCGAATGACCGCACCCTGCCGAGACGTTCAGCGGCACCGTGCGACCGCGGTGCGACCAACTGCTCAGACCCTTCGCCTGCTTCAGCGGGATGTCGCAGTTCGCCACCAACGCGCCGAAGCCGGGCAGACACACCTGCCCGCCGTGGGTGTGACCGGCGAACAGCGCGTCGGCGCCCAGATCGACGAACCTGTCGAGCACACGCCGGTACGGCGCGTGGGCGACGGCGATGCGTGAGGTGGCCGTGGTGGGGGCGGCGTCCGTCGATGAGATCGCGGCGGTGACCGCGCCGAAATCGTCCCACCCGCGGTGGGGGTCGTCGACGCCGAAGAGATCGATGCTGTTGCCGGCGACGTCCATCCGCGCGGCCGTGTTGTTCAGATCGACCCAGCCGAGCTCGTCGATGAAGAACGCATCCATCGCTGCGGTGTCGAGCGGCTGCGGCTTGTGATGCACACGGGAAGGGCCCCGGAAGTAGTTCAGCGGATTGCGCGGTGCGGGCGCCTGCACATCGTTCGACCCGTGCACGAAGACACCGGGGATGCCGGCGAACGGGGCGAACGCGCGCCGGATTCCGGTCAGCCCTTCCGTGTGCCCTAGGTTGTCGCCCGTGTTCACGATCAGGTCGGGACCGAGCTCTGCCAGCGACGCGAGCCACTGCTGCTTGCGGCGCTGCCAGGGTGCCATGTGCGCGTCGGAGATGTGCAGCACGCGAACAGGTGCGCTGCCCGGTGCCAGAGCGGCTGCACTGGCTTCACGCACGGTGAACAGGTAGCGCTCGATGCCGATTCCCCAGACTGCGGCGCCGGCGCCGACGGCCCCCATCGCGCCGAGCGCGATGAGGGCCGGGTGTGCGGCAGTGCGACGGCTCACCCGTCACCCGCGCACGTGAGCGTGATGACGGTGCCGGCGGGCGCGGCCGTGTCGGCGGGAGGATTCTGGCCGTTCACGGTCGACCCGTTCTTGCATCCGTCTGCCGAGACGCCGAAACCGGCGCCTTCGAGCGCGGTCTTGGCCTGGTTGAACTTCGCGCCCGTCACCTTCGGCACCGTCGCCTGCGCCGCGGGCTGATTGCCCGTGCTCGGTCGCAGCGTCACCGTGGTGCCACTGGCCACCCGGCCGGCGCCAGGAGTCTGCTCTGCGACGAGGCCGGCACCGATCTGACTGTCGACGGGCTCTCCGACCTGCACGCTGAATCCTGCCGCGTCCAGAATCTGAGTGGCTTCCTCGACAGACTTGCCGACCACGTCGGGCAGATCCTTCGGGACCGTGCGGGTCAGACTGCGGTCGGGCTCGGGGAACCGGTCGCCGCCGTACACCGCGTTCGCCGCGCGCTGGATGTCCCTTGCGAGCGGATAGCGGATGTCGTTGAGCCGTGTCCCGTGCGCACGGAAGTTCTTCAGGTCTTCGCGGCCGTCGGCGTTTCCGACCCACACCGCTGTCGTGACCTTGGTGCTCGACTCCACCAGCATCGTGTGCGACTTCTCAGCAGTACCGGTCTTGCCGATGACCTGGATCCCGTCGTTGGGCTTGGCGCCGGAGCCGGTGCCGCCCTCCATCACGCCCCGCAGCGCGTATGCGGCGGTCGCCGCCACCTCAGGGGAAATCACCTGCGTGCAGCTGGTCTTCGGGAGGGGGATCTCCTTGCCGTCCTGGGCGACGATCTTGTCGATCACGCGAGGTTCGCAGAAGATGCCCTTGTTGGCGACGGTGGCGTAGGCGCCCGCCATCTGAATCGGGGCGACGGACTTCGAGCCGAGCACGGTGGGGAACGGGTCGTTGACCGCGGCGCCGTCAGTGGTGACATCTCCCATGTTGCCGTAGTGCACGCCGAGCCGCTTCGCCATCTTGTTGATGTCGCACAGGTCGAGCTTCTGAGCCATGGCCAAGAAGCCGGTGTTCAGCGAGGCCGCGGTGAAGCTGCGCACGCTGCTGACCGATCCCCGTCCTCCTCCGAAGTTCTCCGACGAATTCTCTCGCGTGAGGGTGTAGGTGCCGCCGCACTGCGCGAACTTGCCCAAGACCGGATAGCGCCCGTCGAGCACCTCGTTGACCGAATGCCCGCGCTCGAGCCACTCCAGCAGCGTGAAGAGCTTCCACGTCGATCCGGTCTCGAAGCCGTTCGTGGAGCCGTTGTGCTTCTTATCGGCGGCGAACACCTGCGAGGACTGCCCGTTGGCGAGGCTCGCATTCGACGACTCGCTGAACTCCGTGTTCTGCGCGATTGCGAGGATGCGGCCGGTGGACGCTTCGATCGAGACGCCGGCGCCGCCGACGAGAATGCCCGGCATCGCGGCAGGCACTCTCTCGCGCACGGCCTGCACCGCGGGACCCTGCACCCGCATGTCGAGCGAGGTGTAGATCTGCATGCCGCCGCGTCGCATGTTCTCGACGCGCTTCTCGGGCGTGGCGCCGAATGCCTCGTCCGACTCGACGACCGACTTCACATACTGACAGAAATACGCATTGGCGCCCGCAGCTGCACAGCCTTGCGTGGTCTGCGTGAGATTCGGCTCGATCGGCGCCTCGACGGCGGCAGCGTGCTGCTCCTCGGTGATCTGTCCGTTCTTCAGCATCTGACCGAGAACGTAGTCACGGCGGTCGCGCGTCGTCGCGTAGCCGTCCGCAGCATTGTTGTGCGCGACGCCGTCCTTATCGGTCCACGTGCCCTCCTCCGGGCGGTCGATGCGCAGCAGGTTGGGCTCCTGAACCATGCCCGCCAGCGTTGCCGCCTGCACGAGCGTCACGTTCGCCGCGCTCGTGCCGAAATAGCGGTTGGCCGCAGCCTCGATACCGTAGGTGGTGCCGCCGAAATTCGACACGTTCAGGTATCCCAGCAGGATCTCGTTCTTCGAGTAGTCCTTCTCGATCTGCACCGCGTAGCGCATCTCCTGCAGTTTGCGCTCGATGCCCTCGGCGCCCTTCGACTGCGCGGCACCTTCGAAGCACTGCCGGATCTTGCCGTCGTAGTCCTCGTCGCCCGGGCTGACGCCCTGCTCGCACTCCTGGATCAGAGCGTTCTTCACATACTGCTGGGTGATCGTCGACGCGCCTCGAGAAGACGAGCCCGTGAAGTTCTCGACCGCGGCCTTCATGGTCTGGAGGAGGTTGACGCCGCCGTGCTCGTAGAAGTTCTTGTCCTCGCTCGAGAGGATCGCGTCGTACAGCAACGGCGACACCTGCTCGAACGTCACGGGCACCCGGTTCTGGTCGAAGAACTTCGCCAGCTGGAAGGGCTGACCGTCCTCGCCGGTTCCATAGAACTCGGTCGGCTCCATGGGAGGGTTGGGTGTCAGGCTGTTCGGCAGGTTGTCGAAGATCGTCAGTGCCTGCGACCCCGTCACTCCGGCGACGGCGATGGCGGGGGTGACGGCTGCGGTGACCAGCACCCCGGCGACCGCGCTCAGACCCACCAGGCCGAGCAGACCGCCGAGCACACCAGACAGCGTGCGTTTCTTTTGAGGCATACGCTGATGTTAAGGGAATTCCCTGAATAAGAGCCTCGACGCTTCGGCATCCCGTGCCGTACGTCGCCGACGCACAGGAGTGCCATGATCACGTGGGAGTATCTGACCACGCCGCTGCTGATCCAC
The window above is part of the Microbacterium sp. nov. GSS16 genome. Proteins encoded here:
- a CDS encoding HAD-IIB family hydrolase, with the translated sequence MTHPRLVAFDLDDTLAPSKGEIDDRIAHLLRELLRRVDVAIISGGNEQQFRTQVIARLSELHPDEYSRLHLLPTCGTRYLRHDGSTFTAVYAHDLSDDEKTAALTALREEAERLGLWEAEPWGDILEDRGSQITFSALGQRAPRDAKHAWDPSGERRAALRDAVAPRLPGLEVRSGGSTSIDITRAGIDKAYGMQKLVEHTGLRLDEMLFYGDRLDEGGNDYPVRAIGVRSIAVEGWQDTADKLDALIATLPDPVAR
- a CDS encoding metallophosphoesterase, coding for MGAVGAGAAVWGIGIERYLFTVREASAAALAPGSAPVRVLHISDAHMAPWQRRKQQWLASLAELGPDLIVNTGDNLGHTEGLTGIRRAFAPFAGIPGVFVHGSNDVQAPAPRNPLNYFRGPSRVHHKPQPLDTAAMDAFFIDELGWVDLNNTAARMDVAGNSIDLFGVDDPHRGWDDFGAVTAAISSTDAAPTTATSRIAVAHAPYRRVLDRFVDLGADALFAGHTHGGQVCLPGFGALVANCDIPLKQAKGLSSWSHRGRTVPLNVSAGCGHSIYAPVRFACRPEATLLTLTARL
- a CDS encoding transglycosylase domain-containing protein translates to MPQKKRTLSGVLGGLLGLVGLSAVAGVLVTAAVTPAIAVAGVTGSQALTIFDNLPNSLTPNPPMEPTEFYGTGEDGQPFQLAKFFDQNRVPVTFEQVSPLLYDAILSSEDKNFYEHGGVNLLQTMKAAVENFTGSSSRGASTITQQYVKNALIQECEQGVSPGDEDYDGKIRQCFEGAAQSKGAEGIERKLQEMRYAVQIEKDYSKNEILLGYLNVSNFGGTTYGIEAAANRYFGTSAANVTLVQAATLAGMVQEPNLLRIDRPEEGTWTDKDGVAHNNAADGYATTRDRRDYVLGQMLKNGQITEEQHAAAVEAPIEPNLTQTTQGCAAAGANAYFCQYVKSVVESDEAFGATPEKRVENMRRGGMQIYTSLDMRVQGPAVQAVRERVPAAMPGILVGGAGVSIEASTGRILAIAQNTEFSESSNASLANGQSSQVFAADKKHNGSTNGFETGSTWKLFTLLEWLERGHSVNEVLDGRYPVLGKFAQCGGTYTLTRENSSENFGGGRGSVSSVRSFTAASLNTGFLAMAQKLDLCDINKMAKRLGVHYGNMGDVTTDGAAVNDPFPTVLGSKSVAPIQMAGAYATVANKGIFCEPRVIDKIVAQDGKEIPLPKTSCTQVISPEVAATAAYALRGVMEGGTGSGAKPNDGIQVIGKTGTAEKSHTMLVESSTKVTTAVWVGNADGREDLKNFRAHGTRLNDIRYPLARDIQRAANAVYGGDRFPEPDRSLTRTVPKDLPDVVGKSVEEATQILDAAGFSVQVGEPVDSQIGAGLVAEQTPGAGRVASGTTVTLRPSTGNQPAAQATVPKVTGAKFNQAKTALEGAGFGVSADGCKNGSTVNGQNPPADTAAPAGTVITLTCAGDG